A single region of the Nocardioides sp. W7 genome encodes:
- the pdxY gene encoding pyridoxal kinase PdxY: protein MQILSIQSSVAYGHVGNSAATFPLQRIGHEVWPVLTVHFSNHTGYGAWRGPLLAPADVADVIAGIEDRGVLGQADAVLSGYQGDPAVGAVILDAVARVKALNPDAVYCCDPVMGDVGRGMFVRPGIPEFMRDTVVPQADVVTPNHFELDFLAGRTTTTIAEVLDAVDAVRDRGPRDVLVTSVLTSEVEPDHLDVVAVSDAGAWAVTTPLLPISPNGCGDVTAALYLAHLRTTGSPATALERTTSSVFAILEATIAAGTREIQLIAAQDAIADPPPTFPARRLR, encoded by the coding sequence GTGCAGATCCTGTCCATCCAGTCCTCGGTCGCCTACGGCCACGTCGGCAACTCCGCCGCCACGTTCCCGCTCCAGCGCATCGGCCACGAGGTCTGGCCGGTGCTCACGGTGCACTTCTCGAACCACACCGGGTACGGCGCGTGGCGCGGGCCGCTGCTCGCCCCGGCCGACGTCGCGGACGTGATCGCCGGCATCGAGGACCGTGGCGTCCTGGGCCAGGCCGACGCGGTCCTCTCGGGCTACCAGGGCGACCCGGCCGTCGGCGCGGTGATCCTGGACGCGGTCGCCAGGGTCAAGGCGCTCAACCCGGACGCGGTCTACTGCTGCGACCCGGTGATGGGCGACGTGGGCCGCGGCATGTTCGTGCGACCGGGCATCCCCGAGTTCATGCGCGACACGGTCGTGCCCCAGGCCGACGTGGTGACCCCGAACCACTTCGAGCTCGACTTCCTGGCCGGCCGCACGACCACCACGATCGCGGAGGTGCTGGACGCGGTGGACGCCGTCCGCGACCGCGGCCCCCGCGACGTCCTGGTCACGAGCGTGCTGACCTCGGAGGTCGAGCCCGACCACCTCGACGTGGTCGCCGTCTCCGACGCCGGCGCCTGGGCGGTCACCACCCCGCTGCTGCCGATCAGCCCGAACGGGTGCGGCGACGTCACCGCGGCGCTCTACCTGGCCCACCTGCGCACGACCGGCTCGCCGGCCACCGCGCTGGAGCGGACCACCTCGTCGGTCTTCGCGATCCTGGAGGCGACCATCGCCGCCGGCACCCGCGAGATCCAGCTCATCGCGGCCCAGGACGCCATCGCCGACCCGCCGCCGACGTTCCCCGCCCGCCGGCTGCGCTGA